Proteins from a genomic interval of Polaribacter sejongensis:
- a CDS encoding MaoC family dehydratase, with protein sequence MKSLEFTNFEDFKKIRGKQLPVGDWYTITQQMIDDFANATLDKQWIHVDEKRAAKESPFKSTIAHGFMSVAMISKLLEDSFSIKSIKMGLNYGLNKVRFPNPVPVNSELRMLTVVKDIEEMSNNGIKVTFSCTIEIKGEDKPVCVAEFLAAFFE encoded by the coding sequence ATGAAATCATTAGAATTTACAAATTTCGAAGATTTTAAAAAGATTAGAGGAAAACAATTGCCTGTTGGAGATTGGTATACCATTACGCAGCAAATGATTGATGATTTTGCAAACGCTACTTTAGACAAACAATGGATTCATGTTGATGAAAAAAGGGCCGCCAAAGAAAGTCCTTTTAAATCTACCATTGCACATGGTTTTATGTCTGTAGCCATGATTTCTAAATTATTAGAAGATTCCTTTTCTATAAAAAGTATAAAAATGGGTTTAAATTACGGATTGAATAAAGTCCGTTTTCCAAATCCTGTTCCTGTAAATAGTGAACTAAGAATGCTTACTGTAGTAAAAGATATTGAAGAAATGAGTAACAACGGAATTAAAGTTACATTTTCTTGTACCATAGAAATTAAAGGTGAAGATAAACCTGTTTGTGTTGCGGAATTTCTTGCCGCTTTTTTTGAATAA
- a CDS encoding trimeric intracellular cation channel family protein — protein MELIYVLDILGTFAFATSGALVASDKKFDLFGVLIIAFVTAVGGGMLRDVLINAHPINWIGDLNYLYTIFAAVFFTFLFKSKIAYLSKTMFLFDTIGISVFTLLGLEKGLAFNLHPIVALIMGMISAVFGGVLRDVLTNKIPLIFEKEIYASACLAGGITYLVLNEFSAPQAVLFVVSTIVIVVIRVVSVRFELELPKIKDDLFTKK, from the coding sequence ATGGAACTCATTTATGTTTTAGATATTTTAGGAACTTTTGCTTTTGCAACCAGTGGTGCTTTAGTGGCTTCGGATAAAAAGTTTGATTTATTTGGAGTATTAATTATTGCTTTTGTAACGGCTGTAGGTGGTGGAATGCTACGTGATGTTTTAATAAATGCACATCCTATAAATTGGATTGGAGATTTAAATTATTTATACACCATTTTTGCTGCTGTTTTTTTTACTTTTCTTTTTAAAAGTAAAATAGCCTACTTAAGTAAAACCATGTTTTTATTTGATACAATTGGTATTAGCGTGTTTACCTTATTAGGTTTAGAGAAAGGCTTGGCTTTTAATTTACACCCAATTGTTGCCTTAATAATGGGGATGATTTCTGCTGTTTTTGGAGGTGTTTTACGTGATGTATTAACTAATAAAATACCACTAATTTTTGAAAAAGAAATCTATGCTTCTGCTTGTTTAGCAGGCGGTATTACTTATCTAGTTTTAAATGAGTTTAGCGCTCCTCAGGCTGTTCTTTTTGTAGTTTCAACCATAGTTATAGTCGTAATTAGAGTAGTTTCTGTAAGGTTTGAGTTAGAATTACCTAAGATTAAAGATGATCTATTTACAAAAAAGTAA
- a CDS encoding DEAD/DEAH box helicase, with protein MSTFSSLGITKDYIQAIKELGISTPSEIQEKAIPILLDSPTDFIGLAQTGTGKTAAFGLPILHHIDASSDNIQALILSPTRELVQQIKKQLFKFTKFSEEKIFVEAVFGGEKIDRQMNNLKRTTHIVVATPGRLIDLIERGNIDISHVKTVVLDEADEMLSMGFKQDLNRILKFTTEGDRKTWLFSATMPEEIKRIVKTYMDSNAPRVEINRSSLVNANIRHHFAKTTLKEKAADIVTFLEKRQDQRGIIFCRTKAGAQNLAAFLIEEGFSTAALEGDMQQKERDKVMRAFKKENLQYLVSTDVSARGIDVSGLEFVIHHQLPEQLEYYTHRSGRTARAGKTGVSIAFILPSEIVRIHEIQKELNIKFSEVTV; from the coding sequence ATGTCAACTTTTTCTTCCTTAGGAATTACCAAAGATTATATACAAGCAATTAAAGAATTAGGGATTTCTACGCCTTCAGAAATTCAAGAGAAAGCGATTCCTATTTTATTGGATTCGCCTACAGATTTTATTGGTTTAGCACAAACGGGTACAGGTAAAACGGCTGCTTTTGGTTTGCCTATTCTTCATCATATAGATGCAAGTTCAGATAATATACAAGCGTTAATTTTATCGCCAACCAGAGAGTTGGTACAGCAAATAAAAAAGCAATTATTTAAATTCACGAAGTTTAGTGAAGAGAAAATATTTGTAGAAGCTGTTTTTGGTGGAGAAAAAATTGACAGACAAATGAATAATCTAAAGAGAACTACACACATTGTGGTAGCAACTCCTGGTAGATTAATCGATTTAATAGAAAGAGGAAACATTGATATCAGCCATGTAAAAACAGTTGTTTTAGATGAAGCTGATGAAATGTTAAGCATGGGGTTTAAACAAGATTTAAATAGAATCTTAAAGTTTACAACCGAAGGAGACCGTAAAACTTGGTTGTTTTCTGCAACAATGCCAGAGGAAATCAAAAGGATTGTAAAAACCTATATGGATTCTAATGCGCCAAGAGTAGAGATTAACAGAAGTTCTTTGGTAAATGCAAATATTCGTCATCATTTTGCTAAAACTACTTTAAAAGAGAAAGCGGCAGATATTGTAACTTTCTTAGAAAAGAGACAAGACCAAAGAGGAATCATCTTTTGTAGAACAAAAGCAGGTGCGCAGAATTTAGCAGCCTTTTTAATTGAAGAAGGTTTTTCTACAGCAGCTTTAGAAGGAGATATGCAACAGAAAGAACGCGATAAAGTAATGCGTGCTTTTAAGAAAGAGAATTTACAATATTTAGTTTCTACAGATGTTTCTGCACGTGGAATTGATGTAAGTGGTTTAGAGTTTGTAATTCACCATCAATTACCAGAACAATTAGAATACTACACCCACAGAAGTGGAAGAACTGCAAGAGCAGGAAAAACAGGAGTTTCAATTGCTTTTATTTTACCTTCAGAAATCGTGAGAATTCATGAAATTCAGAAAGAATTAAATATTAAGTTTTCTGAAGTAACCGTATAA
- a CDS encoding acyl-CoA thioesterase: MDNVFTLTITVSSEDIDNLDHVNNLVYVKWMDKIATTHWSHLTKEYPLPQYVWVVMRHEIDYLKQASLGDVITVKTWVGETRGITSVRFMEFYKEKVLLVKAKTIWAMLDSKTFKPARIRENVLKVLQPPK; this comes from the coding sequence GTGGATAACGTTTTTACATTAACTATTACAGTTTCATCTGAAGATATAGACAATTTAGATCATGTTAATAATTTGGTCTATGTAAAATGGATGGATAAAATAGCAACTACTCATTGGAGTCATTTAACCAAAGAATACCCGCTACCACAGTATGTTTGGGTGGTAATGAGACATGAAATAGATTATTTAAAACAAGCTAGTTTAGGAGATGTTATTACTGTAAAAACTTGGGTAGGAGAAACAAGAGGGATTACTTCTGTCCGTTTTATGGAGTTTTATAAAGAGAAAGTGCTATTGGTAAAAGCCAAAACAATTTGGGCAATGTTAGATTCTAAAACCTTTAAACCTGCAAGAATAAGAGAGAATGTTTTAAAAGTATTACAACCGCCTAAGTGA
- a CDS encoding MATE family efflux transporter, with amino-acid sequence MTELANNLGTQKISTLLIKQAAPATIGILVMSLNMIVDTIFVGQWIGVLAIAAITVVLPIVFLISSIGMGIGIGGSSIISRALGAGNSEKAFLTFGNQVALTVILAIIFVIIGNFFSVPILNLFGAKGDILPIASEYFKVVIYGVPFLAFAMMGNPTIRAEGKPKFAMYAMMVPAVLNIVLDIIFIKFFNWGMWGAGLATTISFMSSGSYILYFFLSSKSELKIIPKNFKLDGKIVREIIELGGVSIVRQGAISILMIVLNYSLFKYGGEISIAIYGIINRVMMFSLSPVMGVSQGFLPVAGYNIGANKNDRVKETIKKALLYGSVLGTLIFIAILFFKEEVIGIFTTDTTLLTETPNAMLIVFLATPVITMQLIGSAYFQAAGKALPALFLTLLKQGIFLIPLAYLLPKYYGISGIWWSFPIADVLSTVITVIVLKREVDKNLKH; translated from the coding sequence ATGACAGAATTAGCAAACAACCTAGGAACACAAAAAATTAGTACCTTATTAATAAAACAAGCAGCTCCAGCGACCATAGGGATTCTTGTGATGTCTTTAAATATGATTGTCGATACTATTTTTGTGGGACAATGGATTGGAGTTTTAGCAATTGCCGCAATTACAGTAGTACTACCAATTGTTTTTCTAATATCTTCTATTGGTATGGGAATAGGTATTGGAGGTAGTTCTATAATCTCTAGAGCATTGGGCGCAGGAAATTCTGAAAAAGCATTTTTAACTTTTGGAAATCAGGTTGCGCTAACTGTTATTTTAGCGATTATTTTTGTAATTATCGGAAACTTTTTTAGTGTACCTATCCTAAATTTATTTGGTGCCAAAGGCGATATTTTACCCATTGCATCTGAATATTTTAAAGTTGTAATCTATGGAGTTCCGTTTTTAGCCTTTGCTATGATGGGGAACCCAACGATTAGAGCTGAAGGAAAACCAAAATTTGCGATGTATGCAATGATGGTTCCAGCCGTTTTAAACATTGTTTTAGACATTATCTTTATCAAATTTTTTAATTGGGGAATGTGGGGAGCAGGTTTAGCAACTACCATTTCTTTTATGAGTTCTGGTTCGTACATTTTATATTTCTTTTTATCTTCTAAGAGTGAATTAAAAATTATTCCTAAAAACTTTAAATTAGATGGTAAAATTGTTAGAGAAATTATAGAGTTAGGAGGCGTTTCTATTGTAAGACAAGGTGCTATTAGTATCTTAATGATTGTATTAAATTACTCTCTTTTTAAATATGGTGGAGAAATATCTATTGCTATTTACGGAATTATTAACCGAGTGATGATGTTTTCTCTTTCTCCGGTAATGGGAGTCTCCCAAGGTTTTTTACCTGTAGCAGGTTATAATATTGGAGCAAATAAAAATGATAGAGTAAAAGAAACTATCAAAAAAGCGCTTTTATATGGATCTGTTTTAGGAACTCTTATTTTTATAGCAATCTTATTTTTTAAGGAAGAAGTAATTGGAATTTTTACAACTGATACAACTTTGTTAACTGAAACTCCAAATGCAATGTTAATTGTCTTTTTAGCAACTCCAGTAATTACCATGCAATTAATTGGTTCAGCATATTTTCAAGCTGCAGGAAAAGCATTACCTGCTTTGTTTTTAACTCTTTTAAAACAAGGAATTTTCTTAATTCCGTTAGCCTATTTATTACCGAAGTACTACGGAATTAGTGGTATTTGGTGGTCTTTTCCTATAGCAGATGTTTTATCGACCGTAATTACAGTTATAGTTTTAAAACGTGAGGTTGATAAGAATTTGAAGCATTAA
- a CDS encoding DUF2461 domain-containing protein, whose protein sequence is MQFEKSSFQFLKDLQNNNNREWFTEHKPTFVKHQKNLKELFLEMQMQLEKHDEIDKMKIYRIYRDVRFSKDKTPYNPRFAVSFSRLGKQLRGGYYLQIKPGETLLGGGFWQPEKDDLYRLRKEIEQDATEFREILEDETFVKYFEGKFGGDELKSAPRGFDKEHKDIDLLRKKGFVATRDFTDAEVLAPNFLEEVDKSFKALRPFFNLFSDVLTTNLNGESII, encoded by the coding sequence ATGCAATTCGAAAAATCGAGCTTTCAATTTTTAAAAGATTTACAAAATAACAACAATAGAGAATGGTTTACAGAGCATAAACCTACTTTTGTAAAGCATCAAAAAAATCTAAAAGAATTATTTTTAGAAATGCAAATGCAATTAGAAAAGCATGATGAAATTGATAAAATGAAAATTTATCGAATTTATAGGGATGTTCGTTTTTCTAAAGATAAAACACCTTATAATCCAAGATTTGCTGTTTCGTTTTCTAGATTAGGAAAACAATTGCGTGGTGGGTATTATTTACAAATTAAACCAGGTGAAACTTTATTAGGTGGTGGATTTTGGCAACCAGAAAAAGACGATTTATACCGATTAAGAAAAGAAATTGAGCAAGATGCTACTGAATTTAGAGAAATTTTAGAAGATGAAACTTTTGTAAAGTACTTTGAAGGAAAATTTGGCGGAGACGAATTAAAATCTGCTCCAAGAGGTTTTGATAAAGAGCATAAAGATATCGACTTATTGCGTAAAAAAGGATTTGTTGCTACTAGAGATTTTACAGACGCAGAAGTTTTAGCACCCAACTTTTTAGAAGAAGTAGATAAAAGTTTTAAAGCTTTACGACCGTTTTTTAATTTGTTTAGTGATGTTTTAACGACAAATTTAAATGGGGAGAGTATTATTTAA
- a CDS encoding DUF1853 family protein, whose protein sequence is MHQKTKDIQKRYEGFLQTDCLWNDNAVYDLHQFEIESKSTKIDIDINEKLRLGKYIERFVSYQFAQEKSISIICENIQIQKEKITLGELDCILLRNEQPIHLEVIYKFYLYDPSIGKTEVEHFIGPNRKDSLVEKLDKLKDKQLPLLYSNECVSYLKTINLQASEIEQQVYFKGQLFIPFSNISLQLSTLNPNCISGFYINKKELEQFKDCKFFIPNKKDWITIPHKNVSWLNFEDFSLVAEEYLQRKFSPLCWLKKQNGEIIKIFFVWW, encoded by the coding sequence ATGCATCAAAAAACTAAAGACATTCAGAAAAGGTATGAGGGATTTTTGCAAACAGATTGTTTGTGGAATGACAATGCTGTTTATGACTTACATCAATTTGAAATTGAATCGAAATCAACAAAAATTGATATAGACATCAATGAAAAACTACGCTTAGGGAAATATATAGAACGTTTTGTTTCTTATCAATTTGCACAAGAAAAATCGATTTCTATTATTTGTGAGAATATTCAAATTCAGAAAGAAAAAATTACTTTAGGTGAGTTAGATTGCATCTTGTTAAGGAATGAGCAACCGATTCATTTAGAAGTGATTTATAAATTTTATTTATATGATCCTTCAATAGGAAAAACAGAAGTAGAACATTTTATTGGTCCGAATAGAAAAGATTCTTTAGTTGAGAAATTAGATAAATTAAAGGACAAACAACTGCCTCTTCTCTACTCTAATGAATGTGTTTCTTATTTAAAAACTATCAATTTACAAGCTTCAGAAATTGAACAGCAAGTTTATTTTAAAGGACAATTATTTATTCCTTTCTCTAATATAAGTCTTCAGTTATCAACCTTGAATCCAAATTGTATTTCTGGGTTTTACATCAATAAAAAAGAATTAGAACAATTTAAAGATTGTAAGTTTTTTATCCCAAACAAAAAAGATTGGATAACTATTCCTCATAAAAATGTATCCTGGTTAAATTTTGAAGATTTTAGCCTTGTTGCGGAGGAATATTTGCAAAGAAAATTCTCACCACTTTGCTGGTTGAAAAAACAAAATGGTGAGATTATAAAGATATTTTTTGTTTGGTGGTAA
- a CDS encoding head GIN domain-containing protein encodes MNKKVLLTSLILTITFAVNSQSWFGNSKKIKGDGNVVTVTRSTSGYEGVSIGGSFDVILVKGKEGKITLEGEENILPFIETEVSNGLLKVKFKNNTNISTTKKLTVTVPYEDIESIALGGSGNILSESLIKANDFNVNLGGSGNITLKVDADAIKASIGGSGNINLEGESKEFNCSIAGSGSINSYGLETNEIYVNIAGSGGVKTTVKSKIKAKLVGSGSVYYKGNPSNVNSKSVGSGDVVDKN; translated from the coding sequence ATGAACAAAAAAGTACTTTTAACGAGCTTAATTTTAACCATTACTTTTGCTGTAAATTCCCAAAGTTGGTTTGGGAATAGTAAAAAAATAAAAGGAGATGGAAATGTGGTAACTGTAACAAGATCTACTTCGGGTTATGAAGGAGTTTCAATAGGTGGATCTTTTGATGTAATTCTTGTAAAAGGAAAAGAAGGTAAAATAACTTTAGAAGGAGAAGAAAACATACTTCCTTTTATAGAAACTGAAGTTTCTAACGGTCTTTTAAAAGTGAAATTTAAGAACAACACAAATATTAGCACTACTAAAAAACTAACAGTTACAGTGCCTTATGAGGATATAGAAAGTATTGCTTTGGGCGGTTCTGGAAATATTTTAAGCGAAAGTTTAATAAAAGCAAACGATTTTAATGTGAATTTAGGTGGTTCAGGAAACATTACATTAAAAGTAGATGCAGACGCTATAAAAGCTTCTATAGGAGGTTCTGGTAATATTAATTTAGAAGGGGAATCTAAGGAATTCAATTGTTCTATTGCGGGTTCTGGAAGTATTAATTCTTACGGTTTAGAAACCAATGAAATATATGTAAATATAGCGGGTTCTGGAGGTGTAAAAACAACTGTAAAATCTAAGATTAAAGCAAAATTAGTAGGTTCTGGTAGTGTTTATTATAAAGGAAATCCTTCTAATGTTAATAGTAAATCGGTTGGTTCTGGTGATGTGGTAGATAAAAATTAA
- a CDS encoding class I SAM-dependent methyltransferase: protein MKNTNIKKNKKPWPTKDAMDQVYKMNLWGSNNTEFYSGSGSHQPEIIEPYIETISTFLSSFKTPITVLDLGCGDFNIGKNFVNFTQKYTAVDIVSELIKHNTKHFKAENLNFECLDISTDTLPKADCIILRQVLQHLSNAEVQSVVDKLSNYKYVILTEHLPSEDFIPNKDIISGQGIRIKKKSGIKLLEPPFNMNFKEEKELLSYILEDGKGKIVTTLYTIF from the coding sequence TTGAAAAACACGAATATCAAAAAGAATAAAAAACCTTGGCCCACAAAAGATGCTATGGATCAGGTTTATAAAATGAATCTTTGGGGAAGTAACAATACTGAGTTTTATTCTGGTTCTGGATCTCATCAACCAGAAATAATTGAACCTTATATAGAAACTATTAGCACTTTTTTAAGTTCTTTTAAAACCCCTATTACGGTTTTAGATTTGGGCTGTGGAGATTTTAATATTGGTAAAAACTTTGTGAATTTTACACAAAAATATACCGCTGTGGATATTGTATCAGAATTGATAAAACACAATACAAAGCATTTTAAGGCAGAAAATTTAAACTTCGAATGTTTAGACATTTCCACGGATACTTTACCAAAAGCAGATTGTATTATTTTACGACAAGTTTTGCAACATTTATCGAATGCAGAAGTACAAAGTGTTGTAGATAAATTATCTAATTACAAATATGTTATTCTTACCGAACATCTGCCGTCTGAAGATTTTATTCCTAATAAGGATATTATTTCTGGACAAGGAATCCGAATTAAAAAGAAAAGCGGAATTAAACTTTTAGAGCCTCCTTTCAATATGAATTTTAAAGAAGAAAAAGAATTATTGTCATATATCTTAGAAGACGGAAAAGGCAAAATTGTGACTACACTTTATACTATTTTTTAG
- a CDS encoding DUF2200 domain-containing protein, which translates to MKDTSHHDERIANMKFFSVYQHYVTKVEKKGRSKAELLEVIEWLTGYNESKINELIDKQVTFETFFKNATLHPNVHLIKGVICGYRVEEIENSLTQQVRYLDKLVDELAKGKKMEKILRQAPKK; encoded by the coding sequence ATGAAAGATACAAGTCATCATGATGAGCGTATTGCAAATATGAAGTTTTTCTCTGTGTATCAACATTATGTTACAAAAGTCGAAAAAAAGGGGAGAAGTAAAGCTGAACTATTAGAAGTAATTGAATGGTTAACGGGGTATAATGAAAGTAAAATAAATGAACTTATCGATAAGCAGGTTACTTTTGAAACTTTTTTTAAAAATGCAACATTACATCCAAATGTACATTTGATAAAGGGCGTAATTTGTGGGTATAGAGTAGAGGAAATAGAGAATTCATTAACACAGCAAGTTCGTTATTTAGATAAATTAGTTGATGAGTTAGCTAAAGGAAAAAAGATGGAAAAGATACTAAGGCAAGCGCCTAAAAAATAG
- the lon gene encoding endopeptidase La, translating into MSKPKIMHLDNMSLQNMLNEDSELIPLMTPEDEEIINKESVPEVLSILPLRNTVLFPGVVIPITAGRDASIQLIKDANKGDKVIGVVAQRNEDEEEPTLKDIHTTGVVAQILRVLKMPDGNTTVIIQGKKRFEIDAIIQDKPYLKATVREALEDRSVDDEKEFEAIIESIKEQALEVIKENPMLPSEASFAIKNIKSDSFLVNFISSNMDLSVAQKQVILEKDNLKERALLALKNLNKELQKLKLRNDIQSKTREDLDQQQREYYLNQQLKTIQDELGGVSNDEELEEMRKQAKTKKWSKEVGETFEKEINRLKRMNPQAAEYGVQRSYLELLLELPWGIYSKDKFDLKFATKVLDRDHFGLEEVKDRIIEHLAVLKLRGDMKSPIICLYGPPGVGKTSLGKSVAEALGRKYIRMSLGGLRDEAEIRGHRKTYIGAMPGRLIQNLKKAGTSNPVFVLDEIDKLSNSHQGDPSSAMLEVLDPEQNESFYDNYLEVGYDLSKILFIATANNLGQIPWALRDRMEIINVTGYTIEEKIEIAKRHLLPKQLKEHGLTTAHLKLGKKQLEQIVEGYTRESGVRGLEKKIAKVVRFAAKSIALEEEYDIAISSEKIEKILGTPRFRDKFENNEVAGVVTGLAWTSVGGDILFIESILSKGKGNLSITGNLGNVMKESATIALQYIKSNAEELGIKQEILEKYNVHIHVPEGATPKDGPSAGITMLTSLVSSFTQRKIKNKLAMTGEITLRGKVLPVGGIKEKILAAKRANIKEIILCKENEKDILEIKESYLKGMTFHYVSEMKEVIEIALTKQKVKNAKKLV; encoded by the coding sequence ATGAGCAAACCAAAAATAATGCATTTAGACAATATGTCGCTACAAAATATGTTGAATGAAGATTCTGAATTAATTCCGTTAATGACCCCAGAAGATGAGGAAATTATTAATAAGGAAAGTGTTCCAGAAGTTTTATCCATTTTACCATTAAGAAACACCGTATTGTTTCCGGGAGTTGTAATTCCTATTACAGCCGGTAGAGATGCTTCTATTCAATTAATAAAAGATGCAAACAAAGGCGATAAAGTAATTGGAGTTGTTGCACAAAGAAATGAAGACGAAGAAGAACCAACTTTAAAAGACATACACACAACAGGTGTTGTTGCACAGATTTTACGTGTTTTAAAAATGCCTGATGGTAATACAACCGTTATCATTCAAGGTAAAAAACGTTTCGAAATTGATGCAATTATTCAAGACAAACCGTATTTAAAAGCAACGGTAAGAGAAGCGCTAGAAGACAGGAGCGTTGATGATGAAAAAGAATTTGAAGCAATTATAGAGTCTATTAAAGAACAAGCTTTAGAAGTAATTAAGGAAAACCCTATGTTACCTAGTGAAGCTTCTTTTGCAATTAAAAACATAAAATCAGATTCGTTTTTGGTGAATTTCATTTCATCTAATATGGATTTATCTGTAGCTCAGAAACAAGTAATTTTAGAAAAAGATAATCTAAAAGAACGTGCTTTATTAGCGTTAAAAAACCTAAACAAAGAGCTTCAGAAATTAAAATTACGTAATGATATTCAGTCTAAAACTCGCGAAGATTTAGACCAACAACAACGTGAATATTATTTAAATCAGCAATTAAAAACCATTCAGGATGAACTTGGAGGTGTTTCTAATGACGAAGAGTTAGAGGAAATGCGTAAGCAGGCTAAAACTAAAAAATGGAGTAAAGAAGTTGGTGAAACGTTTGAAAAAGAAATCAATCGTTTAAAAAGAATGAACCCACAAGCTGCTGAATATGGTGTTCAGAGAAGCTATTTAGAATTGTTACTAGAATTACCTTGGGGAATTTACTCGAAAGATAAATTCGACTTAAAATTTGCTACCAAAGTTTTAGATAGAGATCATTTTGGTTTAGAAGAAGTAAAAGATAGAATTATAGAACACTTAGCCGTTTTAAAGTTAAGGGGTGATATGAAATCGCCAATTATCTGTTTATACGGACCTCCGGGAGTTGGTAAAACTTCTTTAGGGAAATCTGTCGCAGAAGCATTAGGACGTAAATACATACGTATGTCTTTAGGTGGTTTGCGTGATGAAGCAGAAATTAGAGGACATAGAAAAACCTATATTGGTGCTATGCCTGGGCGTTTAATTCAGAACTTAAAAAAAGCTGGAACTTCGAATCCTGTTTTTGTTTTAGATGAAATTGATAAACTAAGTAATAGTCATCAAGGAGATCCTTCTTCTGCAATGTTAGAAGTTTTAGATCCGGAACAAAACGAATCTTTTTACGATAATTATTTAGAAGTTGGTTACGATTTATCTAAAATACTTTTTATTGCTACTGCGAACAACTTAGGCCAAATTCCTTGGGCTTTACGTGATAGAATGGAAATTATAAACGTTACTGGATATACTATTGAAGAGAAAATAGAAATTGCTAAAAGACATTTATTACCAAAACAATTAAAAGAGCATGGTTTAACAACTGCACATTTAAAGTTAGGTAAAAAACAATTAGAGCAAATTGTAGAGGGGTATACAAGAGAATCTGGAGTACGTGGTTTAGAAAAGAAAATTGCAAAAGTGGTTCGTTTCGCAGCAAAATCTATCGCTTTAGAAGAAGAGTATGACATTGCAATTTCTTCAGAAAAAATAGAAAAAATCTTAGGAACTCCAAGGTTTAGAGATAAATTCGAGAATAATGAAGTTGCTGGTGTTGTTACAGGTTTAGCTTGGACAAGTGTTGGTGGAGATATTTTATTTATTGAATCTATTTTATCTAAAGGAAAAGGAAACCTTTCTATTACTGGTAATTTAGGGAATGTGATGAAAGAATCTGCAACTATTGCTTTACAATACATAAAATCAAATGCAGAAGAATTAGGTATTAAGCAAGAAATTCTAGAAAAATACAATGTACACATTCACGTACCAGAAGGCGCAACGCCAAAAGACGGACCAAGTGCAGGTATTACCATGTTAACTTCTTTAGTTTCTTCTTTTACACAACGTAAAATTAAAAACAAATTAGCCATGACAGGTGAGATTACTTTACGTGGAAAAGTGTTACCAGTTGGCGGAATTAAAGAAAAAATATTAGCTGCTAAAAGAGCCAATATTAAAGAAATTATTTTGTGTAAAGAAAACGAAAAAGATATTTTAGAAATAAAAGAAAGCTACTTAAAAGGGATGACTTTCCATTATGTTTCTGAAATGAAAGAAGTAATAGAAATTGCACTTACAAAGCAAAAAGTAAAGAATGCTAAGAAATTAGTATAG
- a CDS encoding sugar phosphate nucleotidyltransferase: MTIISEKHTNNNRITTALLLAAGTGSRLFPITKDAPKCLTLVSEKSMLERLVTNLTAQGFTRLIIVTGYKQECIVDFLGNEKEGISIEYVHSPLYKTTNNIYSLWMARNSIKEPFVLIESDLVLETSLLSNMVYPDRMAVAKMQPWLNGTTVTINAQNKVMQFQPGTTETYPETRYKTVNIYSFSLESWQKITKRLNQYIEEGSVNSYYETVFSDLVDKQELHFEAISFDKKPWYEVDNIQDLAEAEKLFPAVKEEEIEYALY, from the coding sequence ATGACAATTATTTCAGAAAAACATACAAATAACAATAGAATTACTACTGCATTATTATTGGCTGCCGGAACCGGAAGTCGTCTTTTTCCAATAACAAAAGATGCTCCTAAATGCTTAACTTTAGTCAGTGAAAAATCTATGTTAGAGCGTCTTGTAACTAATTTAACAGCACAAGGCTTTACACGTCTTATCATTGTAACAGGTTACAAACAAGAGTGTATTGTAGACTTTTTAGGCAATGAAAAAGAAGGAATAAGTATCGAGTATGTACACAGTCCGTTATACAAAACCACCAATAACATTTATTCTCTTTGGATGGCAAGAAATAGTATAAAAGAACCTTTTGTACTTATAGAAAGCGACTTGGTTTTAGAAACCTCTTTACTAAGCAATATGGTATACCCAGATAGAATGGCAGTGGCAAAAATGCAACCTTGGCTTAACGGAACTACCGTAACTATTAACGCTCAAAATAAAGTGATGCAGTTTCAACCAGGTACTACAGAAACTTATCCTGAAACACGCTATAAAACCGTAAATATCTATAGTTTCTCTTTAGAGTCTTGGCAAAAAATTACTAAAAGACTAAATCAATATATTGAAGAAGGAAGCGTAAATTCTTATTACGAAACTGTATTTTCTGATTTAGTAGATAAGCAAGAACTGCATTTCGAAGCAATTTCTTTCGATAAAAAACCTTGGTACGAAGTAGATAACATTCAAGATTTAGCAGAAGCAGAAAAATTATTTCCAGCAGTCAAGGAAGAAGAAATTGAATATGCCTTATATTAA